Proteins from a genomic interval of Quercus robur chromosome 9, dhQueRobu3.1, whole genome shotgun sequence:
- the LOC126698400 gene encoding autophagy-related protein 9: MMFSGPNGANPLSIFKWKRRGESSLAESLLKDVPPEIELSDYGRVPPSPGSESPSGLLYGESLNVEPIADLDLFFERLYSYYSQKGLRSIIIKWIFELLMLAFVIVYSGFFLLVVDWNFLWNAKCGMDAIESKNKPCDLVKEALHQHPLTPLTLTRAIIVGYLGLLSIYWIFCFLRFFAQLKDTLGIRHFYCNNLHVTDDEIKTMPWATILEKVVRLQSSQQLCVVKDLSAHDIVMRLMRKENYLIGMLNKGVLAFPVSQWVPGVGPMVKIGSDGRQHRLILTKTLEWALNWCILQSMFDRNFCVKRDFISNPMTLKRRLKVVGLAMLLLSPFIAIFMLVFLFLRHAEQFYHHPSIALSRRWSTLSKWLFRQYNEVDHLFKHRINSSSVEHASNYLKQFPSPIISIIAKFISFVSGGFAAILIIIAFLEESLLEGHIFGRNLIWYAAVFGAITAISRSAVTDELLVHDPEGEMSMVVQHTHYMPRRWRSKENTEKVRMEFETLFKYTIIMLLEEMASIFLTPYLLMFVVPKRVDDILQFIADFTVNVEGVGHVCSFSVFDFQKHGNSNYGSPYNAPRTERSSQGKMEKSFLSFQSSYPSWEPNALGNQFLSNLRTFREQRLQGQGNRQAYSPSRMWRGSPIFRGHGDRPNFPHNSPGNGYRLSPLWLIDADQKNHPYLLDWYYTSQPNHVTGSSRDGPLEPFEATEQHPGDYWMPSNLTPNEPRYAEYWGDQFGDRTQSHLRASTSSPFFRDSVLRHHDSSNLVNPTRSHWWDRSGPHGTQPQTSFLEPPDFNQHTPANYYDNLSERSSNDHENLHWRDDNKLSRTTYMDDLEAGEFNLHFDDIYSRPPETPRINPDTSIG; this comes from the exons ATGATGTTCAGTGGGCCAAACGGTGCAAATCCTCTCAGTATATTCAAATGGAAACGGCGTGGTGAATCATCTTTGGCAGAAAGCTTGCTTAAGGATGTGCCTCCTGAAATTGAATTGTCTGACTATGGAAGGGTACCACCAAGTCCTGGAAGTGAGAGCCCTTCGGGGCTTCTTTATGGTGAGAGTTTGAATGTGGAACCGATTGCTGATTTGGACCTGTTCTTTGAAAGGCTTTACAGCTACTATTCTCAGAAAGGGCTTCGGTCAATCATTATAAAATGGATATTTGAGCTTCTAATGCTAGCCTTTGTCATTGTTTACTCTGGATTCTTCTTATTAGTAGTTGATTGGAATTTTCTTTGGAATGCGAAGTGTGGGATGGATGCCATTGAATCTAAAAATAAGCCCTGTGATCTTGTTAAGGAAGCTCTTCATCAACACCCATTAACCCCTCTAACACTCACCAGAGCTATCATTGTTGGATATTTAGGGTTATTATCCATTTATTGgatcttttgttttttgaggttttttgcTCAATTGAAGGACACTCTGGGGATTCGTCACTTTTATTGCAACAA TCTCCATGTTACGGACGATGAAATCAAAACAATGCCATGGGCAACAATTCTTGAAAAGGTTGTTCGACTGCAAAGTTCACAGCAGCTTTGTGTGGTTAAGGATCTCTCTGCTCATGATATTGTGATGCGATTGATGCGCAAGGAGAACTACTTGATTGGAATGCTCAACAAGGGGGTGCTTGCATTCCCAGTCTCCCAGTGGGTTCCTGGTGTTGGGCCAATGGTCAAAATTGGCTCAGATGGAAGACAACATCGTTTGATACTGACAAAGACCCTTGAGTGGGCCTTAAATTGGTGCATCCTGCAGAGCATGTTTGATCG AAACTTCTGTGTGAAAAGGGACTTTATATCTAATCCTATGACATTAAAGAGAAGGCTGAAGGTTGTTGGGCTTGCAATGCTTCTTCTTTCTCCATTTATTGCCATATTCATGTTAGTGTTTCTCTTCCTGCGGCATGCTGAACAGTTCTATCATCATCCAAGCATTGCATTATCTCGAAGGTGGTCTACTTTGTCAAAGTGGCTTTTTAGGCAATACAATGag GTGGACCATTTGTTCAAACACCGAATCAATAGCAGCAGTGTAGAGCATGCGTCTAATTATCTCAAGCAATTTCCTTCTCCTATTATTTCTATTATTGCAAAGTTCATCTCCTTTGTATCTGGCGGCTTTGCTGCAATTTTGATAATCATTGCATTTCTGGAGGAGTCACTGCTAGAGGGCCAT ATATTTGGTCGCAACTTGATTTGGTATGCTGCTGTTTTTGGAGCTATTACAGCTATAAGCCGGTCTGCTGTTACAGATGAGCTTCTAGTCCATGATCCTGAGGGAGAAATGTCTATGGTGGTCCAACATACACATTATATGCCAAGGAGATGGCGTAGCAAAGAAAATACTGAGAAGGTCCGCATGGAGTTTGAAACCCTATTCAAG TACACTATAATTATGCTACTTGAGGAGATGGCCTCAATTTTCCTCACTCCATATCTACTAATGTTTGTGGTCCCAAAG CGTGTGGATGACATATTGCAGTTCATTGCAGATTTTACAGTGAATGTTGAAGGTGTTGGTCATGTCTGCAG TTTCAGCGTCTTTGACTTTCAAAAGCATGGCAATAGCAATTATGGTTCACCATACAATGCACCTCGCACTGAGAGGAGTTCCCAAGGGAAGATGGAGAAATCATTTTTGAG CTTTCAGAGTAGCTACCCTTCGTGGGAACCAAATGCCCTGGGAAACCAGTTCCTGTCAAATCTTAGAACTTTCAGGGAGCAAAGGCTGCAAGGACAGGGAAATAGACAGGCATATTCTCCTTCAAGAATGTGGCGAGGGAGCCCCATTTTTAGAGGCCATGGAGACAGACCCAACTTTCCACATAATAGTCCCGGAAATGGCTATAGGTTGAGTCCGCTGTGGCTAATTGATGCAGATCAAAAGAATCATCCGTATCTTCTTGATTGGTATTATACCTCACAACCTAACCACGTGACTGGTAGCTCCAGAGATGGTCCACTAGAACCTTTTGAAGCTACTGAGCAACATCCTGGAGATTATTGGATGCCATCCAACTTGACTCCAAATGAACCGAGGTACGCAGAATACTGGGGTGACCAGTTTGGGGATCGAACTCAATCTCATCTGAGGGCTTCTACATCATCTCCTTTCTTCCGGGATAGTGTACTACGGCATCATGATTCTAGCAATTTGGTAAACCCTACAAGGAGCCATTGGTGGGATAGAAGTGGTCCACATGGAACACAGCCCCAAACAAGTTTTCTGGAGCCTCCAGATTTCAATCAGCACACTCCAGctaattattatgataatttgtCAGAAAGAAGCTCAAACGATCATGAGAACTTGCACTGGAGGGATGATAACAAATTATCCCGAACCACTTATATGGATGACTTAGAGGCAGGAGAATTCAATCTTCATTTTGATGATATATATAGTAGACCTCCGGAAACTCCAAGAATAAATCCAGACACAAGCATAGGGTGA
- the LOC126698401 gene encoding uncharacterized protein LOC126698401, with amino-acid sequence MSSSSGNFSGSCGHMCNEQTCVLRTSLNLHNFGRRFLGCSRYKVGLKCPFFVWIDNPTCPRGNETAPLALEKMSRLQTAFQLANERERTALETAEEARQMAEKALEEEAKAKERERKTRIVCAKAKEKAILAEEKQRMWKSACILSWIFFVIVMLLCFGSIEFFGVKRPRLLPLK; translated from the coding sequence ATGTCTTCATCAAGTGGTAATTTCTCGGGTTCATGTGGACATATGTGCAATGAGCAGACTTGTGTTTTGAGAACAAGTTTGAATTTGCACAATTTTGGGAGGAGGTTCTTGGGTTGTAGCCGTTATAAGGTTGGTCTTAAGtgtcctttctttgtttggattgataaCCCAACCTGTCCTCGTGGGAATGAAACTGCACCTTTGGCTCTAGAGAAGATGTCTAGGCTTCAGACTGCTTTCCAACTTGCAAATGAGAGGGAAAGGACAGCTCTGGAAACGGCAGAAGAAGCTAGGCAAATGGCAGAAAAGGCTCTTGAAGAGGAAGCCAAAGccaaggagagggagagaaagactCGAATTGTCTGTGCAAAAGCTAAGGAAAAAGCCATTCTTGCTGAAGAGAAGCAAAGAATGTGGAagtctgcatgcattttgtcatggatcttttttgttattgttatgttgttgtgttttggctCAATTGAGTTCTTTGGAGTGAAGAGACCTAGATTGTTGCCCCTGAAGTAG
- the LOC126701047 gene encoding uncharacterized protein LOC126701047, producing the protein MRNVVLKKEMKFPNAKVFRAALRKYAIKKPIDIKFKLNEKTKISVHCKNGCVWRCYASQISGELTFQITLTDDCTCPKSFKNSQATSAYVTKRFIEDFSKNLNWEVSGVHNHVMQNLSVDLSVNQVYRSKRKAKDLINGDEQLQYGVLRDYAQMITTVDKGSRVILQTEMAEETSQPKFKRMYVRFNAQKVGFLGGCMSFIGLDGCHIKHRFGGQILSATVKDANDNIFPVAMAVVEQETRESWIWFLEIFADDIRRPEEFQLVFISDRQKWLIPAIETLFPTVEHRYYVKHIYNNFKVDHKGLELKDALWRCVAATTVREFERCMQYIRDLDEKAYEYLANIAPTQWTRSHFTPRALTDCLVNNLSESFNAMILKSRDKPILAMLEWIRVRLMTRLYTKREGIQKYAGKLCPSIQDRLEKLKVESKAFSATLAGSFLYEVGSQYERHVVDLVKKTCSCRSWDLNGIPCKHVITAIYTNIETPEDYTHPCYFKETYMEIYKEVREGVPAPRSAPQPAPQPPSQQPTQTYNMMSATQPSSSQ; encoded by the exons ATGAGAAATGTTGTACtgaagaaggagatgaagttCCCTAATGCAAAGGTGTTCAGAGCTGCTTTGAGGAAGTATGCAATCAAAAAACCTATTGACatcaaattcaagcttaatgagaagaccaagatatcAGTTCACTGCAAGAATGGGTGTGTGTGGAGATGTTATGCATCTCAAATAAGTGGAGAgctaacatttcaaattacCTTGACTGATGACTGTACTTGTCCCAAGTCTTTCAAAAACAGCCAAGCAACATCAGCTTATGTTACTAAGAGGTTCATTgaggattttagcaaaaatctAAATTGGGAGGTGAGTGGTGTACACAACCATGTGATGCAAAATTTATCTGTTGACCTAAGTGTAAACCAAGTGTATAGGTCAAAGAGAAAGGCAAAGGATTTGATAAATGGAGATGAGCAACTGCAATATGGTGTCCTTAGAGACTATGCACAAATGATAACCACTGTAGACAAGGGGAGTAGGGTTATACTGCAGACAGAAATGGCTGAGGAGACTTCCCAGCCAAAATTTAAGAGGATGTATGTTAGGTTCAATGCTCAGAAGGTAGGATTTTTAGGTGGATGCATGTCATTTATAGGTTTAGATGGTTGTCACATAAAGCACAGATTTGGTGGGCAAATCTTATCTGCCACTGTCAAGGATGCAAATGACAACATTTTTCCAGTAGCCATGGCTGTTGTGGAACAAGAAACCAGGGAGTcttggatatggtttttggaaatttttgctgATGATATAAGAAGGCCAGAGGAGTTTCAGTTGGTCTTCATTTCTGATAGGCAAAAG TGGCTTATACCTGCAATAGAGACACTATTCCCTACCGTGGAGCATAGATACTATGTGAAACACatctacaacaatttcaaagttGATCACAAGGGATTGGAGCTGAAGGATGCATTGTGGAGGTGTGTTGCTGCCACAACAGTAAGGGAGTTTGAGAGATGCATGCAGTACATAagggatttggatgaaaaggcATATGAGTATCTTGCAAACATTGCACCTACACAGTGGACAAGGTCACACTTCACTCCTAGGGCCTTAACAGATTGTTTGGTAAATAATTTGAGTGAGTCTTTTAATGCAATGATATTGAAGTCTAGGGACAAGCCTATCTTGGCAATGTTGGAGTGGATTAGGGTTAGACTTATGACTAGGCTTTACACAAAAAGGGAAGGGATACAGAAGTATGCTGGAAAGTTGTGTCCAAGCATACAAGATAGGTTGGAGAAATTGAAGGTTGAAAGTAAGGCATTTAGTGCTACCCTAGCTGGTAGTTTCCTTTATGAGGTAGGCAGTCAGTATGAAAGGCATGTAGTTGATTTGGTGAAGAAGACATGTAGCTGTAGGTCTTGGGATTTAAATGGCATTCCCTGCAAACATGTCATAACAGCCATTTATACAAACATTGAGACACCAGAAGACTATACCCACCCATGctacttcaaagaaacttacatgGAGATATACAAGGAG GTAAGGGAAGGGGTGCCTGCACCTAGATCTGCACCTCAGCCTGCACCTCAGCCACCATCCCAACAGCCTACCCAGACCTACAACATGATGTCTGCCACTCAGCCTTCATCCTCACAGTAA
- the LOC126698402 gene encoding RING-H2 finger protein ATL16-like, giving the protein MYSSSFFVQTSPISHSSHLLMAPNHKRFYKLGSQVLTHIKNQANPIHQPAQPTSESAFPILAIAVLCIMATAFLLVSYFLFVTKCCSNWQEVNLLRWFSVLRVQESEDPFIALSPTMWNHGLDESVIREIPTCQFQREDEEKRVCCAVCLNEFQEQDMLRVLPKCSHAFHLDCIDIWLQSNANCPLCRSSISGRSRCRIDQIIAPSSSPQDSQPLSHSHMSSDEDFLVIELGGEDEVTLPQRQQERNDSLQVSVQPRSHSPKKLEKKHENLKPRKFHHVSIMGDECIDVRKKDDQFSIQPIRRSFSMDSAADQHLYLTVQAIIQQKMHHNEVSTSEDCDSRGRRSFFPFRHGRGSRNAILPIECEL; this is encoded by the coding sequence ATGTATTCCTCTTCATTTTTTGTTCAAACATCTCCAATCTCTCATTCAAGCCATTTGCTAATGGCACCAAACCATAAGCGCTTCTACAAACTTGGATCTCAGGTTCTCACACACATAAAAAACCAGGCAAACCCAATTCATCAGCCAGCACAGCCTACTTCAGAGTCTGCTTTTCCTATATTAGCCATTGCTGTGCTATGCATCATGGCCACAGCTTTCTTACTAGTTAGCTACTTTCTTTTTGTGACCAAATGCTGTTCAAACTGGCAAGAAGTTAATCTGCTGAGATGGTTTTCTGTACTGCGAGTCCAAGAAAGTGAAGATCCCTTCATAGCCTTGTCTCCAACAATGTGGAATCATGGACTTGATGAATCGGTCATTCGTGAAATCCCAACATGTCAATTCCAAAGAGAAGACGAGGAGAAAAGAGTGTGTTGTGCAGTTTGTTTGAATGAGTTTCAAGAACAAGATATGCTTAGAGTTCTTCCCAAATGCAGCCATGCATTCCACTTGGATTGCATTGATATATGGCTTCAAAGCAATGCCAATTGTCCCCTTTGCAGATCAAGCATTTCAGGCAGAAGCCGGTGTCGGATTGATCAGATCATTGCACCAAGCTCTTCACCACAAGACTCTCAGCCCCTGTCCCATAGCCACATGAGTAGTGATGAAGACTTTTTGGTTATTGAATTGGGGGGAGAAGATGAAGTTACATTACCACAAAGGCAACAAGAAAGAAATGATTCACTTCAAGTTTCAGTGCAGCCTAGAAGTCATTCACCAAAGAAGTTggaaaagaagcatgaaaacttaAAACCAAGAAAGTTCCACCATGTTTCAATCATGGGAGATGAGTGCATTGATGTAAGAAAGAAAGATGATCAGTTTTCTATTCAACCCATCAGGAGATCTTTCTCAATGGATTCTGCAGCTGATCAACATCTTTATTTAACCGTTCAAGCAATCATTCAACAAAAAATGCATCACAACGAGGTTAGTACAAGTGAAGATTGTGATAGCAGAGGTCGAAGATCGTTCTTCCCATTTAGGCATGGCCGAGGATCTAGAAATGCAATTCTTCCTATTGAGTGTGAGCTGTAA